The nucleotide sequence GTCGACCACGGCAAGACGACGCTGGTCGACGCCATGCTCTGGCAGTCGGGAGCCTTCCGCGCCAACCAGAATGTCGCCGAACGCGTCCTGGACTCGATGGACCTGGAGCGGGAGAAGGGCATCACGATCCTGGCCAAGAACACGGCGGTCGCCTACGGCCACGTCACGATCAACATCGTCGACACGCCCGGGCACGCCGACTTCGGTGGGGAGGTGGAGCGCGGCTTGGCGATGGTCGACGGCGTGCTCCTCCTCGTCGACGCGTCCGAGGGCCCGCTGCCGCAGACGCGGTTCGTGTTGCGAAAGGCGCTTGAGGCCCCACTGCCCGTGATCCTGGTCGTGAACAAGGTCGACCGGGCCGACGCCCGGGCCGCCGCCGTGGTCGACGAGGTCTACGAGCTGTTCCTCGACCTCGACGCGACAGAGGCGCAGATCGAATTCCCGATCATCTACTGCGTCGCGCGTGAGGGGCAGGCCAGCCTCGACCCCGACGAGCGCGGCACCGATCTCGCGCCGCTGTTCGAGCTGTTGCTCGACCACATCCCGGCTCCGACCTACACCGAGGGTGCGCCGCTGCAGGCCGCCGTGACCAACCTCGACGCGTCGCCGTACCTCGGCCGGCTGGCGCTGTGCCGCGTCCACGAGGGCGTGATCCGCCGCGGCGAGCCCGTCGCGTGGTGCCGGCTGGACGGATCGATCGAGCGCGTAAAGGTCACCGAGCTGCACATCACCGAGGCGCTCGACCGCGTGGCCGCACACGAGGCACGTGCCGGTGACATCATCGCCATCGCGGGGCTGCCCGACGTCATGATCGGCGAGACGCTCGCCGAGGCCGACGACCCGCGGCCCCTGCCGGCCCTCCGGGTCGACGAGCCCAGCCTCTCGGTCACGATCGGCACCAACACCTCGCCGCTGGCGGGACGCGACGGCGACAAGGTCACCGCCCGGCTGCTCAAGGCGCGGCTGGACGCAGAGCTGGTCGGCAACGTCTCGCTGCGGGTGCTGGCCACCGATCGACCTGACACGTGGGAGGTGCAGGCTCGCGGCGAGCTGGCGCTGGCGGTGCTGATCGAGCTGATGCGCCGCGAGGGCTATGAGCTCACGGTGGGCAGACCGCAGGTGGTCATGCGTGAGATCGACGGGCGCGCGCACGAACCCATGGAGCTGGTCTCGATCGACGTGCCCGGGGAGTACCTCGGTGTCGTGACCCAGCTGTTCGGGCTCCGCAAGGCGCGCATGGAGCAGATGGTCAATCACGGCACCGGCTGGGTGCGCATGGAGTACCGCATCCCCGCGCGTGGCCTGATCGGCATCCGCACCGAGTTCCTCACCGAGACGCGCGGCACCGGAATCCTGCACCACGTGTTCGAGGGCCACGAGCCGTGGCACGGCGAGCTGCGAACCCGTCCGGCCGGCAGC is from Euzebyales bacterium and encodes:
- the typA gene encoding translational GTPase TypA, translated to VDHGKTTLVDAMLWQSGAFRANQNVAERVLDSMDLEREKGITILAKNTAVAYGHVTINIVDTPGHADFGGEVERGLAMVDGVLLLVDASEGPLPQTRFVLRKALEAPLPVILVVNKVDRADARAAAVVDEVYELFLDLDATEAQIEFPIIYCVAREGQASLDPDERGTDLAPLFELLLDHIPAPTYTEGAPLQAAVTNLDASPYLGRLALCRVHEGVIRRGEPVAWCRLDGSIERVKVTELHITEALDRVAAHEARAGDIIAIAGLPDVMIGETLAEADDPRPLPALRVDEPSLSVTIGTNTSPLAGRDGDKVTARLLKARLDAELVGNVSLRVLATDRPDTWEVQARGELALAVLIELMRREGYELTVGRPQVVMREIDGRAHEPMELVSIDVPGEYLGVVTQLFGLRKARMEQMVNHGTGWVRMEYRIPARGLIGIRTEFLTETRGTGILHHVFEGHEPWHGELRTRPAGSLVADRAGVATANALFNLQQRGTMFIGPGAEVYEGMIVGENARGEDMDVNPTKPRKLTNVRAPAADEFARLVPPRLLSLEQTLEFCRADECVEVTPDAIRLRKVTLDRGGRRRAAARAGT